In Candidatus Dependentiae bacterium, one genomic interval encodes:
- a CDS encoding adenosine deaminase translates to MNSLIQTLPKAELHVHLLGTLEPYLFLQLAHRNNIATDYATVQEVRQAFKDFNNLDQFLEIYFQASQLMQTEQDFYDVTLAYLKKASQQGVLHAEIFFEAQTHMPRGIPFSTIINGINKAINQAHNSYNITALPILCFLRHLSQESALKILQESLPFKDKIIAIGLAANEHANPPSKFTKLFAQAKKYGYKLCAHAGEDAGPDYIWQAINELHVDRIDHGIRCIEDPNLVTYLTKEQIPLTVCPLSNIHLNIFTNQQDYPLKKLMNAGLNISINSDDPAFFGGYINENYQEAQRLGLTNKQLVQSARNSFMSSFVPDDQKNKMLQKLDDWIKNQKH, encoded by the coding sequence ATGAACAGTTTAATACAAACTTTACCCAAGGCAGAACTGCATGTGCACCTGCTTGGCACACTTGAACCTTATCTATTCCTTCAACTTGCCCATCGCAACAACATTGCCACTGACTACGCTACGGTACAGGAAGTGAGACAGGCATTTAAAGATTTTAACAATCTTGATCAATTTCTAGAGATTTATTTTCAGGCATCTCAACTTATGCAGACTGAACAGGATTTTTATGATGTCACATTAGCATATTTAAAAAAAGCATCACAACAAGGAGTTCTTCATGCTGAAATTTTCTTTGAAGCACAAACCCATATGCCACGCGGAATACCATTTAGCACCATTATTAATGGGATAAATAAAGCAATCAACCAGGCACACAACAGTTATAATATAACCGCGCTGCCCATTTTATGTTTTTTACGCCATTTAAGCCAAGAATCAGCGCTTAAAATATTACAAGAATCTTTACCATTTAAAGATAAAATTATAGCAATTGGATTAGCCGCAAACGAACATGCAAATCCACCCAGCAAGTTTACTAAACTTTTTGCACAGGCAAAAAAATATGGTTATAAGTTGTGTGCTCATGCCGGAGAAGATGCAGGACCGGATTATATTTGGCAAGCAATAAATGAACTTCATGTCGATCGCATTGATCATGGCATTAGGTGCATTGAAGATCCGAATTTGGTGACTTATTTGACCAAAGAACAAATTCCCCTTACCGTCTGCCCACTATCAAACATACATTTAAACATTTTTACCAATCAACAAGATTATCCATTAAAAAAACTTATGAATGCAGGATTGAATATATCAATCAATTCAGATGATCCTGCTTTTTTTGGTGGATACATTAATGAAAATTATCAAGAAGCACAACGATTAGGCTTAACAAATAAACAACTCGTACAATCTGCACGCAATTCATTCATGTCATCATTTGTACCTGATGACCAAAAAAATAAAATGTTGCAAAAACTTGATGATTGGATAAAAAATCAAAAACATTAA
- a CDS encoding RsmE family RNA methyltransferase, with product MTKTRDAGHQFALFFADVSAVHHVVNGELMINDADMVRRISSILRLRPGDSLLLFDQQMHMEVVLLSLEKKKIICQIKNIKQNNIITPHITVWLPLLKREAFEHAIYSLVELGVNTIQLVSTAKEQRHWHGQKELNRLHNIMIAAAEQSKNFALPLLKEPRTLQELLLAKSGEKSLFFDVQGKPLLEVANACALQKNNAYIILVGPEGDLTESEKNQLRNDQFMFVHLTPTILRAQQAVAVGVGALRSLL from the coding sequence ATGACTAAAACACGTGATGCCGGACATCAATTTGCTCTTTTTTTTGCTGATGTATCAGCAGTTCATCATGTCGTAAATGGTGAACTCATGATTAATGATGCTGATATGGTACGTCGTATTTCCTCTATTTTGCGTTTGCGTCCCGGTGATAGTTTGTTGCTTTTTGATCAACAAATGCATATGGAAGTCGTGCTCCTTTCTCTAGAAAAAAAGAAGATTATTTGCCAAATCAAAAATATTAAACAAAATAATATAATTACTCCTCATATTACAGTTTGGTTGCCATTGCTCAAGCGAGAGGCATTTGAGCATGCAATATATAGTTTGGTCGAGCTGGGAGTTAATACTATTCAGTTGGTCTCAACGGCAAAAGAACAGCGTCATTGGCATGGGCAAAAAGAGCTGAATAGATTGCATAACATTATGATTGCAGCGGCTGAACAATCGAAAAACTTTGCGTTGCCTCTTTTAAAAGAACCGAGAACATTACAAGAACTGTTATTAGCAAAAAGTGGCGAAAAAAGCTTGTTTTTTGATGTACAGGGTAAACCTTTGCTTGAGGTTGCAAATGCGTGTGCTTTGCAAAAAAATAATGCTTATATCATATTGGTTGGACCTGAAGGAGATCTGACCGAATCAGAAAAGAATCAATTACGCAATGATCAGTTCATGTTTGTTCATTTAACACCAACTATTTTGCGTGCACAACAGGCTGTTGCTGTGGGTGTTGGCGCATTGAGATCATTGTTATAG
- the truA gene encoding tRNA pseudouridine(38-40) synthase TruA, producing the protein MFKIIVAYDGTDFNGWQIQPNEPSITQALQDSFAKRFDHKIKIVGASRTDAGVHAIGQVAAFRTDLVMDCQKMISAWNDILPPTIVVRGIAQVADDFHPIYGVAQKTYWYHFFLDRPLPFVERYGWFFRYPLDMKKLEQSLQLFVGTHDFRSFCTGTDMGENTVRTIESIELVYKKEFGAWRIVVKGPGFMRHMIRRVVGACMQVASKDEVEMDYLKNALVQKDPKQTLVNAPAKGLCLYEIIYKKLKEDSLHE; encoded by the coding sequence ATGTTTAAAATTATAGTTGCATACGATGGTACCGATTTTAATGGTTGGCAAATTCAACCCAATGAACCATCAATTACTCAAGCGTTGCAGGATTCATTTGCCAAACGTTTTGATCACAAAATTAAAATTGTAGGTGCATCGCGAACTGATGCCGGTGTACATGCAATTGGTCAAGTTGCCGCATTTCGCACAGATCTTGTTATGGATTGTCAAAAAATGATTTCAGCATGGAATGATATATTGCCTCCGACTATTGTTGTGCGCGGTATCGCCCAAGTTGCTGATGATTTTCATCCTATATATGGTGTTGCACAAAAAACCTATTGGTATCATTTTTTTCTCGATCGTCCATTACCGTTTGTTGAACGGTATGGGTGGTTTTTTCGTTATCCATTAGATATGAAAAAATTAGAACAATCATTGCAACTATTTGTAGGAACGCATGATTTTCGTTCATTTTGCACCGGAACTGATATGGGAGAAAATACAGTGCGTACTATAGAGAGTATCGAACTTGTGTATAAAAAAGAGTTTGGTGCATGGCGCATTGTTGTTAAAGGTCCTGGATTTATGCGTCATATGATTCGTAGGGTTGTAGGGGCTTGTATGCAAGTTGCTTCAAAAGATGAAGTTGAAATGGACTATTTAAAAAATGCATTAGTACAAAAAGATCCAAAGCAAACGCTAGTAAATGCGCCTGCAAAAGGGTTATGCTTGTATGAAATTATATATAAAAAACTAAAAGAGGATTCTCTGCATGAATAA
- a CDS encoding GNAT family N-acetyltransferase, whose product MNNNSQYNLIKKSLLIATMVTIGSGISYWYIKKPKLEVEKTYVIYPLANDQRDIDDILQLFKDEIYALTTADYDDVHAKLMRRSYNINDPSKDGTLLFYVMRDKKTDAFIGFLAIHRMTFYKGKILFLAVKPEFRGKRYAGELVKFAFDTFREMGMIKAMLTTRVDNVAGQKAYEREGFKKYQVYDGFVYYEVYL is encoded by the coding sequence ATGAATAATAATAGTCAGTATAATTTAATTAAAAAAAGCTTGCTGATTGCTACTATGGTGACCATTGGAAGCGGTATTAGCTATTGGTATATAAAAAAACCAAAGCTGGAAGTTGAAAAGACGTATGTCATTTATCCACTTGCAAATGATCAACGTGATATTGACGACATCTTACAGTTATTTAAAGATGAAATTTATGCACTTACTACTGCTGATTATGATGATGTACATGCAAAGTTGATGCGTCGATCATATAATATCAATGATCCGTCAAAAGATGGAACGCTTTTGTTTTATGTAATGCGTGATAAAAAAACAGATGCATTTATCGGGTTTTTGGCAATCCATCGTATGACTTTTTATAAAGGTAAAATTTTATTCTTAGCTGTTAAGCCGGAGTTTAGGGGCAAGCGTTATGCAGGTGAATTGGTGAAATTTGCTTTCGATACATTCAGAGAAATGGGTATGATAAAAGCAATGCTTACAACGCGTGTGGATAATGTTGCCGGTCAAAAAGCATATGAGCGTGAAGGGTTCAAAAAATACCAAGTCTATGATGGATTTGTGTATTACGAGGTTTATCTTTAA
- the gpmI gene encoding 2,3-bisphosphoglycerate-independent phosphoglycerate mutase, with protein sequence MKNSKKPVVLVILDGFGHRAHKEFNAIAQAKTDFLNNLIAQYPHTYLKASGEDIGLLKNFIGNSEAGHQTIGAGRIIPQPVSIIHQALSKRKLCSNKKLAVNLHELSKNSDRLHIIGLLSDAGVHSHQELLYALIECAIEQKVPHIYLHLILDGRDTPPQSATKYLQQLEKFIQKYPTVSIASLHGRFYAMDRDNNSNRTKKSFDTLTQATVPHFNNWEDTLNHWYNKEITDEYIPPTLLNAQGTIEPGDGIICFNFRADRARQLTKMLLEHKDKLAFSFFITPFLYNEQLHTLPLFEKPSIANTFGDILHKYNKTILAIAETEKYAHVTYFFNSGRETPYATETWKLIPSIKTETYASCPEMSAPHITQTVLDSLKHNPKDFYLINYANADMVGHSGDFQATVKAIECLDKQLHQLYQQVVNTMNGTLIITADHGNAEEMLDVITNQPKTSHTTNKVPFIVTSKTDKNSQATLNLKSITDIAPYILKLMHLPIPPEMQH encoded by the coding sequence ATGAAAAACAGTAAAAAGCCGGTTGTTTTGGTTATTTTAGATGGATTTGGACACAGAGCTCATAAAGAGTTCAATGCTATTGCACAAGCAAAAACAGATTTTCTTAATAATTTGATCGCGCAATACCCACACACTTACCTTAAAGCATCCGGTGAAGATATCGGTCTTCTTAAAAATTTTATTGGTAACTCTGAGGCTGGTCATCAAACTATCGGTGCCGGTCGCATTATACCCCAACCGGTATCAATCATTCATCAAGCTTTATCAAAACGCAAACTTTGCTCAAATAAAAAGCTCGCTGTTAACCTACATGAATTATCAAAAAATAGTGACCGCTTACACATTATAGGCTTACTTTCTGATGCAGGCGTCCATAGCCATCAAGAACTATTATATGCACTGATAGAATGCGCAATCGAACAAAAAGTTCCCCATATATACTTGCACCTTATTTTGGACGGACGAGATACACCACCGCAATCGGCTACCAAGTATCTCCAACAACTCGAAAAGTTCATACAAAAATATCCAACCGTATCTATTGCATCATTGCATGGACGTTTTTATGCAATGGACCGTGATAACAACAGCAATCGCACCAAAAAGAGTTTTGATACATTAACTCAAGCAACTGTGCCTCATTTTAATAATTGGGAAGATACACTTAATCATTGGTATAACAAAGAAATAACTGACGAATATATTCCGCCTACATTGCTCAACGCTCAAGGCACTATTGAACCCGGAGATGGTATTATCTGTTTCAATTTTCGTGCTGATCGAGCACGACAATTGACTAAAATGCTTTTGGAACACAAAGATAAACTGGCATTTTCATTTTTTATTACGCCATTTTTATATAATGAACAGTTACACACTCTACCTTTATTTGAAAAGCCATCTATTGCAAACACATTTGGCGACATCCTGCATAAATATAATAAAACCATACTCGCCATAGCCGAAACAGAAAAATACGCTCACGTTACCTATTTCTTTAATTCTGGACGCGAAACACCTTATGCAACTGAAACCTGGAAACTCATTCCATCGATTAAAACTGAAACATATGCATCATGCCCGGAAATGTCTGCACCGCATATTACGCAAACAGTATTAGATTCACTCAAACATAACCCAAAAGATTTTTATCTCATTAACTATGCAAATGCAGATATGGTTGGACACTCAGGAGATTTCCAGGCAACCGTAAAGGCAATTGAATGTCTGGATAAACAATTACACCAACTTTATCAACAAGTGGTCAACACAATGAATGGCACACTGATCATCACCGCCGATCACGGAAATGCAGAAGAAATGCTGGATGTTATCACCAATCAACCAAAAACATCTCACACAACTAATAAAGTTCCATTTATCGTGACAAGCAAAACAGATAAAAACAGCCAAGCAACTTTAAATTTAAAGAGTATTACCGATATTGCACCCTATATTTTAAAACTCATGCACCTGCCAATCCCCCCTGAAATGCAACACTAA